Below is a genomic region from Candidatus Dormiibacterota bacterium.
CATTTTCATCATCATGAACGTGCTGTCGCTGATCGCCCTGCTCCTGAGCGTCTTCTTGCTGCTGAGCACGATCACCACCCTGCTGGCCGAACAGGTCCCGGTCATCGGCACCATGAAGGCGATCGGCGCCAGCCGCGCCCAGGTGATGCGCAATTACCTCGCGGGCGTCGCCATCTACGGCATCGCGGGAACCGTCATCGGCTTCGGCCTCGGGCTGCTGGCCGGCGCCTTGATCGTCGGCTCGTTTGGCAGCTTGCTCGGGCTCTATGCCGGAGCCCTGGTGATTCCTCCCGCGCTCGTGGTCGAAGCGATCGCGGTCGGGGTCGGCGTGCCGCTGCTGGCCGCCTTGATTCCGCTCTATGCCGGCACCCGAATCACCGTGAAGCAGGCGCTCAGCGGCTATGGGGTCGAGAACCGCGCCAGCCGTCACGGCGGCGCGTGGTCGCGAACGGTCGCCTCGGCGTTCGGCTTCCTGCCGCAGACCCTGCAGTTCGGCGCGCGCAATCTCTTCCGGCGGCGCCTCCGCGCGCTGCTGACCGTGATGGCGCTGGCCGTATCCGGCGCGGCATTCCTGGCGGTACAGACGACGAGCGCGTCCTTCGACAACGTCCTCAAGCTCGTGTTCGACAACTACCACGCCGATGTGTGGGCGAGTCTCACCAATCCTCAACCGCTGGACTCGGTGCAACCGCTGGTTGCGTCGGTCCCGGGCGTGAGTCAAGTCGATCCCGGCAGCTTCACCAACGTTCAGACCAAGTGGGGACAGGCGGAGATCGTTGGGTTGTCGCCGGATAGCCTCGTCTACCGTCAGAAGGTGCTCCAGGGCCGCTGGTTCACCGCGAATGACCAGGGCGCGGTCCTGATCAACGAAGCCGTCGCCGAGAAGACCGGGCTCAAGGTTGGAGACTCGATCAGCTTCCACAACGACCTCTATTCCGGACACTGGCACATCATCGGCGTGGCGCGCGACTACAACAACCCGCTTGGGCTCGGCATCATGCTGGCCCCGCTGACCCAGGTGAATGCTTTTCAGCATCTCCCATCAACCTTCGTCCAGGCGATGCTGATCACCTCGACGAGCAGCGCGCAGGCTGACATCGACAACCTGTCAAAGCGGCTGGACGACACGCTGGCGCAGGCGGGATTGCAGGCGTCGGTGACGACGACGGCGGCAGGGATCGCCGCGAACCAGTCCGCGTTCCTGATCCTCTACGTGCTCTTCTACAGTGTCGTCGCCATCGTGGCGCTGGTGGGAGCGATCGGTTTGTTCAATGCGCTGGCGATGGGCGTCCTCGAGCGCCGACGCGAGATCGGCATCCTACGCTCGATGGGCGCCACCGGCCGCAAGGTCGCCCAGGTCTTCCTCGCCGAGGGCATCGGTCTCGGGGTGGTGGGCTGGCTCGCCGGTATCGTGATCGGCATCCCGGCCGCCTACGGGTTCATCGCGCTGCTGAGCTCGGTGCTCCTGCGGGTGCCCTTCACCTTCAACCCGATGAGCCTGGTCGTGATGCTCGCCTTCATCGTGGTGGTGGCAGCGGTCGCTAGCCTCGGACCGGTCTGGGCCGCGTCCCGGATCAAGATTGCGCAGACGCTGAGGTATGAGTGACCATGGCCACCTACCTCGTCGAGCGAAACCTTCCGGGCCTGACCAACAAGCACCTGATCGCGCTGCAACACGCGCTGACCGAAGCGAGTCGGAGGCTGAGTGCCTCCGGCTCGCCCGTCCGCTATCGCGGCAGCACCTTCCTGCCGGCGCGGTCGCGCTGCTTCTGCATCTTCGAGGCGTCGGGGATCGCGCTTGTCAAAGCCGTCAACGAGACCGCCCAGGTTCCGTTCGTCGCCATCGACGAGGCGATTGAGCTCGCAGGCTACGACGCCGACTCGAAAAGCAAAACACTGAGGAGAACGAAATGATACGTCGCCCAATGATCGCGTTCTTCGTCTTCGCGTACGCGTTGACCTGGATCCCGACCGCGCTGATCCTGCTCGCCACCCAGTTCGGGATTCTCGCCGCGAACGCCCCGGTAGCCAGCGTTGCCGGTCGGCTCATTAGTTTCGGACCTGCGATCGCCGCGCTCATCGTGACCGCAGTGGTAGCCGGACGCGTCGGCGTTGGTCAGCTACTGCGACGCGTGGTGCAGGGCCGCGTCGGGCTCCGCTGGTACCTCATCGTCCTCGCCGGCGTGCCGGCGGCCTTTCTGCTTGGCGCGAGCCTCCTATTTGGCGGAGCGCCGTTCCGGGCATCGGCCGGCCAGTGGCAAACGGCGTTGATCCTCTACCTCCCGACCGTCGTGGTTGCGGCGCTCACGACCGGTCTTGGCGAGGAGATGGGCTGGCGGGGTTTCGCGCTGCCGCGTCTCCAGCTTCGATATGGGCCGTTGGTTGCCACACTCATCCTCGGGATCCTTTGGGGTCTGTGGCACGCGCCCAACATCGTTTTCCAGCACATGGGTCCGCAAACGTTCGGCTTGTTCCTTCTGGAAACCCTGGGTGACGCGTTCATTTTGACCTGGGTCTACAACAACACACGCGGCAGTCTCCTCCTCGTGATCCTGCTGCACGCCGTCCAGGACAAGACCTTCGGCATCCTGGGACTGCTCATGCCGAGCATGACCATCGACCAGGGCTACCTTCTATTCATCGTCGTGGACAGTGTCGCGCTCCTGGTCATCCTTGCCCTGACCCGTGGCACGCTCTCGTACGACGCGCGTCGCATCGGCCGGTCGTCCGCTCCCGACCTCGAGCCCGCGATCCAGCGGAGCGCCAGGCGATGACCCAGGAGATCAACGCGGAGCCCATCGTTATCAGTACCACGGGCCTGGCCAAGGCACATAAAGGCGTTCCGGCGCTCAAGGGGATCGACCTTACGGTGCGGCAGCATTCGATCTTCGGCTTCCTCGGCCCGAACGGTGCGGGAAAGACGACCACGATCAAGCTGCTGCTGGGTCTGGCGCGACCGACCGGTGGAAGTGCGACGGTCTTTGGCCTCGACGTTGTCAAAGACTCGATTGCCATCCGCCGGCGCGTCGGATACCTGGCGCAGGACCCTCGATTCTACGACAAGATGACCGCGCGCGAGACCCTGCGCTTCAGCGCCAGCTTCTTCTATACCGGCCCACGCGACGGCATCGAACGGCGCATCGAGGAGACCCTCGACCTGGTTAGTCTCGCTGACAAAGCGGACCGTCCGACGAAAGGCTTCTCGGGCGGTGAGCGCCAGCGGCTTGGTATCGCCCAGGCCCAGATCAACCATCCGGACCTGCTCATCCTCGATGAGCCGGCGGCCGCGCTCGACCCGATGGGCCGCCGCGATGTGCTCCTGGTGATGGAGCGACTGCGGCAGCATACGACGATCTTCTACTCGACCCACATCCTCGACGATGTCCAGCGGGTGAGTGACGCGGTCGCCATCCTCAATCACGGCGCGCTGGTCGCCCAGGCTCCAATCGAGGAATTGCTGCGTGGGAGCGGCGGCACGTCGTTCAGCGTGTCGCTGCGCGGTGACGCCGAAGGGGTTCGTCAGCGACTCCAGGAGCAGGCGTGGGTGTCTGCACTCACGTTCAGCGAGGCGAATGGGAGCCGTCACCTGGAGGTTGCCGTCCGCGATGAGGCAGCCGCGGAATCCCAGTTGCTGCGGCTGGTGATGGCGGACCCAGCCGTCACCGTCCTCGACTTCGGCCGTACTCGACACAATCTCGAAGAGGTCTTCGTCGACCTCGTGCAAGGAGACAAACATGGTCGCTGAAATGGCGTTTCAACCGACTCGTGGTCACGGGTGGCCAACCGGACTCGGCACGCTGCTGCGTCACGAGATGCAGGCGTTCTGGGGCAGCCGGTCGTGGTGGGTGCAGGTACTGGTTTGGACCGTCTTTGTCCAGGGACTGCTGCTCAACTCCCTCGCGCAAGCCCACGGTGGTGCACCGGGGACCGAATTCGCCTCGGTGGCGATGGGAACCTTCGGCGTCTTCGGGGTGATTGTCCTCACCCACAATGCCATCGTTGGGGAAAAGCAGTCCGGAACCGCCGCCTGGATCATGTCGAAGCCCGTCTCGCGCACCGCCTTCGTCCTGGCGAGGTTTCTCGGGGCAATCGGCGGCTACGTCGCGGTCGTGATTGCGATCGAAGGCGCCGTCGCCTACGCTGTCCTGACGCTTTCGGGACACCCCGTCGCGGCTCCGACCTACGTGGGCGCCATGGCCGCGGGGGCAATCTACCTTCTTTTCTTTGTCGCCCTCTTACTCTTCCTCGGGACCCTCTTCAACGCCCGGGGACCGGTTCTGGCGATTCCGCTGGTAGCGATCCTGCTGGGACAGCTCTTCCACCTCGACCTATCGAACATCGCGGCGGCGCTTCTTCCGGCCGGGCATTCCGCGATCAGTGTTTCGGCCAACTCCGGAGGCTCGATCGCGACGGCGGCTCTCGCGGTCAGTGCTATCTACGTGGTCCTGACCATCGGCCTGCTCGCCGGCGCCATCCTGCGCTTCAGCCGGGAGGAGTTCTGAGATGACGACCTTGATCAAGACCGCACTGACCGCGCTGGCCGCGCTCATGCTGAGTGGCTGCGGAGCTCTCGCGTCCACTGGCAGCACGCCCTCGGCGGCGGCGACGCCGACGCCAGCCACGCCAACCGTGGCAGCCCTGACTGCGGTGGCCGAGCAAATGTTCCCGAGGCATCCGATCTACCCCATTTACGTCGAGTGCATCAACTTCAAGGAAAACGGCCGCGCGCAGCCGGGCACCCAGGACTACAGCACCTGCCCGTTGACCGACGCGATGCGCGCTCGGCTGGCCCAAACCAACGCCCATCTCTGCTGCGAGCAGAATCCGACGACGACCCGGGACATCCAGGTGGTGCCGAAACCGGGTGGGGGATTGATCACCGTCAAGATGTTCGAGGGAAACGAGACGGTCGAGCTGGTTGTCGTGTCCATCGACGGGAAGCTGCTGGTGAGCGACGAACCGGCAAAAGGGAGTATCGAGTCGGGCACGATCGTCTTCCAGGAGAAACCGACGCCAACGCCCATTACGGTCCCGCCAACCTCGTCAGGCACGACCCGCGTCCTCAATGTCCCGTGGTACCACCAGGCGTTTGAGCTGAGTTGCGAGGAAGCGTCCCTGCGGATGGCCCTCGCCTCCGAAGGCATTGCGACCACCGATGCCGCCGTGCTCAACATCATCGGCAGCGATTTGCGGCCGGCCTACGTCGACAGCACCGGTCTGCATTGGGGCGATCCCTTCGCCACCTTCGTGGGCAACGTCAACGGGAGCGAGATCGCCCTGACGGGCTACGGCACCTACTACCCGACGATCGCGCACGCCGCGACCGTGCTCGGAGGCCATGTGCTCCGAGCGGGACAAAATATTGCCCCATCGGAGGTGTACGCCGCAGTCCTGGCGGGCCATCCGGTGGTGGCGTGGGTCACCTACAAGTGGGTCATCCAGCATCGGAAGGATTACGTCGCTTTCGACGGCAAGACGATCACCTATGCCGGGCCGGGCGAGCACGCGGTCGTGGTGATCGGCGTGACGCCCACTCGGGTCTTGATCAACAACCCGTGGTCCGGTCCGGAGTGGATCGCCAAAAGCACCTTCGAGCCGGTTTACGCCACCTACGACGACATGGCTGTCGTCATCGCCTGAAGGAGGATGCATGCGTGGTGAATTTGCAAATGCGCAACGCACGAGTCGCTGACACCGATATCGTCTATCGGCTCCGGCCACCTCATCCAGCTGGAGAAGCCAGAATTAACACTGGGAACGATCCGCCACCAGATCGAGGCCATCCGCGCGGCAGCTCCAGCGCATAGCCCCTCCCCCACCGGACTCTTAGGCCGCGACCAGCGTGTCCGCCCATCGCCAACTCAAAGCTGAACCCCGCTCCTCGAAGGGTGACAGAATGGAGGTTCACCCTGTGCGCCCCGTTGGGCCGAGGTGACTTTGCGTCAGCTTCGTGGAACCTGAGGAGGCAATCTATGGCTGAAACCAAAACTGCGATCGCGAACAAGCCAACCTGGGTCGATCTCGCGACGACCGACGCGGCGGCGTCGCGCGAGTTCTACTCGAAGGTGTTTGGCTGGAAAATCGAGGTCAACCCCGATCCGCAGTACGGCGGGTACGGGATGGCCGAAGTCGGCGGCAAACGGGTGGCGGGGATTGGTCCCAAGATGACACCCGAAGCACCGACCGCCTGGTCGGTCTATATCAGCACCGATGATGCGGATGCCCTGGCGAAAAAGGTGCAGGCCGCCGGCGGCAAGGTCCTTGCGCCGCCCTTCGACGTCGGAGACCAGGGCCGCATGGCCACCTTCGCGGATCCGAGCGGCGCGGTCATTGCTGCCTGGCAGGCCGGTGCCATGAATTCGCCGATGCCCGTGGGCGAGGCGAACACGTTCGGATGGGCCGAGCTCAACGCGCGCGGCGTCGACAAGGCGATCCCCTTCTATCAGAAGGTCTTCGGCTGGACCGTCAAGACCAGCGATATGGGCCCGGATTCGCCACCGTACAACGAGTTCCAGCTCGGCGGCGAGAGCATCGCCGGCGGAACCGAAATGAACAAGATGGCGCCGGCCCAGATGCCCAGCTACTGGCTGGTCTATTTCACGGTCGCCGACGTCGACAAGTCGTTCAAGGCGGCGACGCAGGCCGGCGCGCGCGAGATGCTCGCGCCGATGGATTTCCCGGGCGGCCGTTTTGCGATCGTCAGCGACCCGCAGGGCGCAGCCTTCGGGATTCTCAAGATGGCGCCGGCGCCAGCCTAGACAAGACTCACCGATGCGGGCCGGCCCGGTTGCCGGCCCGCCCTCGCCTAAGCAGACTGGCCTGCTTAACAAGGTCAACCTGGTGTGGGTGCAACTCAAAACGTGTCATCATGCCGAGGATCCGAGGCCTCTACTTCCCGATCAGGACCTCGGTGGCCTTGATGATCACGGTGACCTTATCGCCGGTCATGAGCTTTAGCCGCTTGAGCGACGCGTCGGTGATCGCGGCCACCACGGTGCCGGCCTGGACCTTGACCTCGACCTCGGCCATGACGGTACCCGACTTGAGCCGAACGACCTCACCCTGGAGCTGATTGCGAGCACTTAGTTCCACGTTGTCTCCTCCTGTGCTGATGGGCGCTAGCTGCCCTGGTTGATGATGACTGGAAGTGTCCAACTCGATGGTCACGCGGGGTAGACGCCGACGTCGGTCGCCTTGAACGAGAGCCAGACCTCACCTCCTTCCACGAGATCCAGGTCGCGTAGCGCGGAAGGGGTGACCTCCGCGACCAATGGGACCTCACCGTCGATCCGAACACGAACTCGGCTGCCCATGAGCTCGATGCTGGTCGCCCGACCCGGCCACACGTTGCGAGGACTACCCTCGGGGCGGATCCGGTGAATGGCGACGGCGCGTGGGTGAATCACCGCGAAGACGTCGCCCGACTCGGCGCCGGCCGCCGCGACGACGGGTCCGCCCGCGATCCGCACCGACCCATGGTCGGCCCGTCCCTCGAGCAGGTTGACGCCGACGAGATCGGCGACGTACTGTGACCGCGGTCGCTCGGTGACTTCCGCCGGTGTCCCGGTTTGGATCAGACGCCCCTTCTCCATGACGATCAAGCGATCGGCGAGTGCCACGGCCTCGAGGGGATCATGGGTCACGACGAGCCGGATGCCCTGGAACGACGCGAGATGGTGCTTGAGATCGCGGCGGACTTCGGCCCGAGTCGTGACGTCGAGGGCCGCAAGGGGCTCGTCGAGCAGGAGAAGGCGCGGGTCAGGCGCGAGCGCGCGGGCCAGCGCCACGCGCTGGCGCTGGCCTCCCGACAGCTGAGCCGGCTTCGCTTGCGCATACGTTTTCAATCCAACCCGGTCCAGCCATTGGATCGCTTTGTTCGCCGCCGCCTGGGGCGGCGTGCCGCGGGAGCGAAGGCCGAAAGCCACGTTGTCCAGGGCGCTGAGGTGTGGGAAGAGAAGATAGTCCTGAAACACGAAACCGATCGGCCGCTTTTCCGTCGGGACGTATTGCCCGGTAATGGTGTCTTCGAGGACCTGACCATCCAGGTGGACGTGCCCAGAGCGCAGCGGCACCAGGCCTGCTGCGGCCCGCAGAAGGGTGGTTTTGCCCGCCCCATTGGGACCGAGCAGGGCCACCACCTCGCTGTCCCCGATGCTGAACTCCATTTCGAGGTCGAGGGACCCGAGGGTCAGACGGACCGCAGCATCGAGGCTCACGCAAGGCTCAGCCAGCGGTGTCTGAGCCCAACCAAAACGGCCAGAGAAATGAGCAAGAGCAAAAGACTGAGGATGTATGAGGCCTCCTGGTTGGTTTCGAGGAGAAGATAAACGGCCAGTGGCATCGTCTGGGTGATGCCCGGGAAGTTGCCGGCAAAGGTGATCGT
It encodes:
- a CDS encoding TOBE domain-containing protein — translated: MELSARNQLQGEVVRLKSGTVMAEVEVKVQAGTVVAAITDASLKRLKLMTGDKVTVIIKATEVLIGK
- a CDS encoding nickel-binding protein, producing MATYLVERNLPGLTNKHLIALQHALTEASRRLSASGSPVRYRGSTFLPARSRCFCIFEASGIALVKAVNETAQVPFVAIDEAIELAGYDADSKSKTLRRTK
- a CDS encoding C39 family peptidase; translation: MTTLIKTALTALAALMLSGCGALASTGSTPSAAATPTPATPTVAALTAVAEQMFPRHPIYPIYVECINFKENGRAQPGTQDYSTCPLTDAMRARLAQTNAHLCCEQNPTTTRDIQVVPKPGGGLITVKMFEGNETVELVVVSIDGKLLVSDEPAKGSIESGTIVFQEKPTPTPITVPPTSSGTTRVLNVPWYHQAFELSCEEASLRMALASEGIATTDAAVLNIIGSDLRPAYVDSTGLHWGDPFATFVGNVNGSEIALTGYGTYYPTIAHAATVLGGHVLRAGQNIAPSEVYAAVLAGHPVVAWVTYKWVIQHRKDYVAFDGKTITYAGPGEHAVVVIGVTPTRVLINNPWSGPEWIAKSTFEPVYATYDDMAVVIA
- a CDS encoding ABC transporter permease, with product MVAEMAFQPTRGHGWPTGLGTLLRHEMQAFWGSRSWWVQVLVWTVFVQGLLLNSLAQAHGGAPGTEFASVAMGTFGVFGVIVLTHNAIVGEKQSGTAAWIMSKPVSRTAFVLARFLGAIGGYVAVVIAIEGAVAYAVLTLSGHPVAAPTYVGAMAAGAIYLLFFVALLLFLGTLFNARGPVLAIPLVAILLGQLFHLDLSNIAAALLPAGHSAISVSANSGGSIATAALAVSAIYVVLTIGLLAGAILRFSREEF
- a CDS encoding ABC transporter ATP-binding protein encodes the protein MTQEINAEPIVISTTGLAKAHKGVPALKGIDLTVRQHSIFGFLGPNGAGKTTTIKLLLGLARPTGGSATVFGLDVVKDSIAIRRRVGYLAQDPRFYDKMTARETLRFSASFFYTGPRDGIERRIEETLDLVSLADKADRPTKGFSGGERQRLGIAQAQINHPDLLILDEPAAALDPMGRRDVLLVMERLRQHTTIFYSTHILDDVQRVSDAVAILNHGALVAQAPIEELLRGSGGTSFSVSLRGDAEGVRQRLQEQAWVSALTFSEANGSRHLEVAVRDEAAAESQLLRLVMADPAVTVLDFGRTRHNLEEVFVDLVQGDKHGR
- a CDS encoding VOC family protein, encoding MAETKTAIANKPTWVDLATTDAAASREFYSKVFGWKIEVNPDPQYGGYGMAEVGGKRVAGIGPKMTPEAPTAWSVYISTDDADALAKKVQAAGGKVLAPPFDVGDQGRMATFADPSGAVIAAWQAGAMNSPMPVGEANTFGWAELNARGVDKAIPFYQKVFGWTVKTSDMGPDSPPYNEFQLGGESIAGGTEMNKMAPAQMPSYWLVYFTVADVDKSFKAATQAGAREMLAPMDFPGGRFAIVSDPQGAAFGILKMAPAPA
- a CDS encoding type II CAAX endopeptidase family protein → MIRRPMIAFFVFAYALTWIPTALILLATQFGILAANAPVASVAGRLISFGPAIAALIVTAVVAGRVGVGQLLRRVVQGRVGLRWYLIVLAGVPAAFLLGASLLFGGAPFRASAGQWQTALILYLPTVVVAALTTGLGEEMGWRGFALPRLQLRYGPLVATLILGILWGLWHAPNIVFQHMGPQTFGLFLLETLGDAFILTWVYNNTRGSLLLVILLHAVQDKTFGILGLLMPSMTIDQGYLLFIVVDSVALLVILALTRGTLSYDARRIGRSSAPDLEPAIQRSARR
- a CDS encoding ABC transporter ATP-binding protein gives rise to the protein MSLDAAVRLTLGSLDLEMEFSIGDSEVVALLGPNGAGKTTLLRAAAGLVPLRSGHVHLDGQVLEDTITGQYVPTEKRPIGFVFQDYLLFPHLSALDNVAFGLRSRGTPPQAAANKAIQWLDRVGLKTYAQAKPAQLSGGQRQRVALARALAPDPRLLLLDEPLAALDVTTRAEVRRDLKHHLASFQGIRLVVTHDPLEAVALADRLIVMEKGRLIQTGTPAEVTERPRSQYVADLVGVNLLEGRADHGSVRIAGGPVVAAAGAESGDVFAVIHPRAVAIHRIRPEGSPRNVWPGRATSIELMGSRVRVRIDGEVPLVAEVTPSALRDLDLVEGGEVWLSFKATDVGVYPA
- a CDS encoding FtsX-like permease family protein encodes the protein MSALRTKAIKDVTRRKLRTGLTVAGIAIGVLGLTAVGIASSQLKATLQSTNETSGLPDIQFITAPASASAVDALNGQPNVKVAQAQTYVAGRWSTTTGHATLNVVGLSNFNDHEFNKFSVTAGQLPGPNEILMEAGDRSLKSFNVGDRIQLQVSGSPTSLRVSGIAQTPGVASASFNGRGFAYMRQDDLQSLYKVAGPNVFNVRLNDFGQRAASAKQLAQALQANNVVVLQSTVGHDITGGQGSLLDGIFIIMNVLSLIALLLSVFLLLSTITTLLAEQVPVIGTMKAIGASRAQVMRNYLAGVAIYGIAGTVIGFGLGLLAGALIVGSFGSLLGLYAGALVIPPALVVEAIAVGVGVPLLAALIPLYAGTRITVKQALSGYGVENRASRHGGAWSRTVASAFGFLPQTLQFGARNLFRRRLRALLTVMALAVSGAAFLAVQTTSASFDNVLKLVFDNYHADVWASLTNPQPLDSVQPLVASVPGVSQVDPGSFTNVQTKWGQAEIVGLSPDSLVYRQKVLQGRWFTANDQGAVLINEAVAEKTGLKVGDSISFHNDLYSGHWHIIGVARDYNNPLGLGIMLAPLTQVNAFQHLPSTFVQAMLITSTSSAQADIDNLSKRLDDTLAQAGLQASVTTTAAGIAANQSAFLILYVLFYSVVAIVALVGAIGLFNALAMGVLERRREIGILRSMGATGRKVAQVFLAEGIGLGVVGWLAGIVIGIPAAYGFIALLSSVLLRVPFTFNPMSLVVMLAFIVVVAAVASLGPVWAASRIKIAQTLRYE